Part of the Permianibacter fluminis genome, GCGCCGCCAGCTGCGGCACAATCGCCTCAGCCAAGACTTTCGGCAAGACCACACCTTTCGCGATGCCTTGCTTCATCAGCGCAATGTTGTAAGTACTGTTCTCGACGAAGCCGTCAATCTTGCGCAGGAACGCATCGTAATCGGCAACGGTGGCAAACGGCTGTGCGCTCTGGCCGGAGCCGAGCTGGGCAAACTGGCTGTACTCGTTATAGAACTGGTTCAGCGGCAGCAGTTCGGTCGGGAAGCGTTCGCCAGCCTTGGCCTGCTGCAGATCAAACTTGAACAGTTCATAGGTGATGCGCTGATCCGGGCTCAGGCTAGCCGGCTCGATGGCAGTGAGTCGATTCAGGTAACGCGCATTCAGCTCGCGCTGCGCTGCCAGTTTTTCCGGACTGCTGATGCAGTATTTGTCGTTGAAGCGGTAGTCGCCAAAGTAGATGCCCGCACAGGGATTGAGCTGCAGGTTGTCTTCGAAATACTGATCCGCCACCGTGTTGATATCGGCAATCGGCGGCACCGCCACCGGTGCTGGCGGCTCACTGTCAGTACAGGCCACTGACAAACTGGCGGCGATCAACAGGGCAAGCAGACGCGGGGCTTGGGGGGAAATGAAGGCAGGCATAAGTCTTCCGGGCGGAGGAAAATATTCCGGCGAGACTACGGCCTGCCCTCGGTCGCGACAAGTGCAACCTGATGCCAACACACCTGGCATGGTTTCCAGATGTGTCTGTTTTCTCAGGGCTCGATTGTTTCGGCACCACCACCGCCACCAACGGGCGACACGGCCATGGACCGAGTGCCGACTAGAGAGTCGCTCTTGTAGCGGCGGACGTTGACGGTAAAGTCGTTGCCGACCAGATCATTGGCATCCTGCAAGAATTCCAGCGTCACCAACTGGCCGGGCGCGGTTACCGCATAAATGGCATTGGCCGACTCGCTGACTTTATTAAGCCGACGCTGACCCAAATTGGTACGTCGCCAACGCTCCAATGGTCTGGTCGAACTGGCCACTTTGAAATTCACCTCACCGGAATCAGAATCTGCCCACACGCCATCATAGACGGTGACTTTGATGCCGATGTCAGCCAGCTCGGCGTAAAGATGGTTGTAGTCGCCATCGAAGACAAACTGGTGACGTGCCATCACCGCCATGCGCTTGCCACAACCGCTGCAACTGCTGATTTCAGCGTTCGCAACGAAGTCTTCGTCCTGATAAACCGGCACGACGCTGTCAGCGGCCATTGCCGTCCAGCTCGCCAGCAGCCCCAAAAACGATGCCAGAACTTGTCGAATTTTCATGATTTCCTCCGTGATCGACTGAGCAAATCCGGCCCCTGCGGTGGCGCCGGCAAGGCGCCGCTTTTTGCGGCACGGACGACTAGCTTAGCCCCGTTGGCCTGCCGAGGGCATCCGACTTGACAGCTTACGAACGGTCGTTCTATTATTCGAGCATCACCACTTCCCAGTCCATCTGCCCATGAGCAAAGGCGAGCAAACCCGACAGCACATTCTTGGCACCGCCCTGGGCATGGCCCGGGAACGCGGGCTGGAAGGGCTGACCATCGGCTCGCTGGCCGATGGGCTGGCGATGTCGAAAAGCGGCGTCTTTGCCCATTTCGGCTCCAAGGAAGAACTACAGATCGCGGTCTTGAAAGAGGCCGCCGAGCGCTTTGCCGAACAGGTGCTGAGGCCCGCGCTGGCACAGCCGCGTGGCGTCGCCCGGGTGCGCGCCATCCTGCAGCACTGGCTGGCCTATTCGGTTGCCAGTGGCTTGCCCGGTGGCTGCCTGTTTATCGCTGCCGCTGCCGAATTTGACGACAAGCCGGGCCCGGTGCGCGATTTCCTGCAACAACAACAGAGCCAATGGCGGCTGTCGCTGCTGAAGGCCATCCAGATGGCGGTCGACGCTGGCGAATTGCCGGCGGAAACCGATCCCGAGCAGTTTGGTTTTGAGTTGTTTGCGCTGGTGCTTGCCAGCCATCACGACCAGCGCCTGCTCGGCGAGACCCAAGCACTCGGCCGCGCCCAACGTGGCTTTGAACGACTGCTGGCCTACCCGCCGCTGCACCTCAGCCACTGAATCGACCGCACACCGTATCCCCGGATTTTATGGAGCCCATCATGCAAACCGCTCTTTCGCCCAGCAAAAGCACGACCGTTCGCGCGGAAGGAGTGCCGACCGGCATCCGGCTCGGCTTTCAGTTGCTGGAGAAGCTGTCACCGGCATTGGCGCTGACCGCGCTGAACCGGGTCTTTGCCCGGCCGGCCCGTCATCCCTGGCCTGCTGAAGAGCAGAAGTGGCTGGCACTGGCCGAGCGCAAAACCTTGTTCAGCCGCGACATGCCGCTGCCGGAATGGGACGGCAAAGCGCTCGCGGTCTATCGCTGGCGGCCGACCACGGCCATGACCGGCCGGGTCCTGCTGATGCACGGCTGGGCCGGTCGCGCTACCCAGTTGTGGCCATTTCTGCCCGGCTTGCTGGCCGCCGGCAAGGAAGTCATCGCGCTGGATGCGCCCGGCCATGGTCACAGCCACGGTCGCTGGTCGTCGCTGCTGCAGTTCAGCCGCGCGCTGCAACGCGTGGTCCGCGAGCTGGGGCCAATTGATGGCACCATCACCCATTCCTTTGGCGGCCCGTCGCTGCTGCATGCCATGACCGAAGGCCTGACCGTACCCAAAGCCGTGCTCATTGCGCCGCCGATTCGGGTGCTCGATTTCACTCAGGCGCTGGTACGCACACTCGGCTTGAGTGAAGCCAGCCGACAACGGCTGCACGCGCACTGGGAGGAAAAACTCGGCATTCGTTTTGCCGATCTGGACGCCATCAAGATGGCCGCCGAGCTGCACGGCGACGCGCTGATCATTCACGATCAACACGATCGCGATGTCCCACACAGCCGCGGTGCGCTGTTGGCCGAAGCCTGGCCGAATGCCACGCTGCTCAGCACCACCGGTCTCGGTCATCGTCGGGTGCTGAAAGATCCGGCGGTGGTAGCTGCTGCGCTGGCGCACTTGCGCTGAATTGCAACGCGAATGGTCGCGATCACTGCCGCTTTGCCTGCAGCAGGTGTGCGATCTGCGCTGCAATCTTCTGTGCGGTCGACGGAGCGCGACCGCGCCGCAGCTGCGTGATCAGAGAAGTATTCAGACAGAGTTTTTTGCTTCGCGTGTTGCTCAGGCCTGCTTGCGCTCCTCCATCAGCGCCATGACGTTGCCGCTTGGGTCTTCAAAAAACGCCAGCCACTGCGCCGTACCAGCAGCAGCATAAACCTGCTGCGGCGGCTCTCGGGCAACGGTGCCGGCAGCCATCAATGCCTGCCAGCTGTGGTCAATATCGGCCACTTTGAAATACAGCACCGATGCCCGTTGCTGCGGATCAGCCGCATTGGGCTGCGACAACATCAGACGCACGCCGTTGACGTCGAAAAAAGCCATGCCACCGGCTTCGAACAGGTAGCGCAAACCCAGTTGTTCGCGATAGAACCGAACCGCGCTCGGCAAATCGTGCACGTAAACGGCAATCTGGCCGATGCCCTGCACCGCTAACGACGTCATGATCCGCTCCTGTGTTTCGCGCGACTGAATCAGCTTGTCAGTTTGGTTGCTTACCCGGCACCGCGGCATTCGGTCGCTGCCGCTCGATTCAGTTTGATTTAATTTTATTTAACTCAATTCAGGAGCCGACAACGACGGCCGCATCAATCGGTGCTGCTGTGCGAGGGTGGCGAGCTCCGGCAGCGATGGCTGCGCCGGATAGCGCTGCTGGCGAAAATAAATGTAGCCGTCGGTAATCAGTTCGGTACGGGCAGCCTGAGCCGGACGCAGTGCCAATTCGGCAATCAGCGCGGCGGCGGCGCGAACGTCGATGGCATGGCGTGGCTGCTGCTGACTCATTGCGACAGGGTCATAGCGCTCATAGCCGGGGCCGGTGATACCGGCCAGCCGGACAATGCAGCTGTCCGCGGTCAGTGCACGGGCGGTCTGTTCGGCTTCGATGAGGCCGGCGCTGCGGGCACTGGCGGCCGTCACCGGGCTGCTGGCCGTGACCCAGCCATGTTCGTAGCTTTCGTACACCGCGGTCGACGACACCAGCAACACCTGGCGCAGCCGCAATTCACCGCGCTCGAGCTGGCGTTGCAGACCATTCAGCAAGCCGGTCCAGCCGGAACCGCCGTCCGGATGCCGCGGCACCAGACAAATCAGCAGGCGATCGATGTCGGCCGGTACCGGCCCGGCCGGGTTGATCAGGCCCGCATCGCGATCCAGCCGCAACGGAATCAGCGGCAGCTGACGAGCGGCAAGCAGCGCCGTCACCCGGCCGCCGAGCCTGCCTTGACCACAAATGACGTTGCTCATCATGCCCTCCCGCAGCGCCAGCCGGCGCAGAATGCGCGAGATGGTAGCGGCTGGCTTGCGCGCCTGCCACGCACAATCGATACTGCAGGGCGGCCGCCAGCCGGTAGCAGGCGGCAACGACGCCACCCGATTCGATAACAAGGTGTCGATAGCGAACATTGCTGGCGCTGCCAACGCGCTGTACGACCGCCACCGCTGACGCTGGTCGTCGGTCTTTGTCATAACAACGATTTTTGCTGGGGTTTGCCACCACCATGTGGATTCCGGGATACCGCATCGTCCGTACACTGGGTGAAGGCGGCATGGCCACGGTTTATCTGGCCGTACAAGAAAATTTCGAGCGCGAAGTCGCGCTCAAGATCATGTCGCCGCAGCTCGCGCGCGGCGACAGCTCCTATGGCGAACGCTTCATTCGCGAAGCCCGCATCGTCGCCCAGCTCAATCATCCGCATATCGTCGCGGTCTATGACGTCGGCGTCCACGACGGCCAGCATTATCTGGCCATGGAATACGTTCCCGGCAGCGATCTGAAACTGAAGCGGCTGGACCTGTCGCTGGCGCAGACGCTGAGCGCGGTCAAACAAATCGCACTGGCGCTCGAGTACGCGCACAAAAAAGGTTATGTCCACCGCGACATCAAACCGGAAAATGTGCTGCTGAACGAAGACAACAGCCGTGCCGTGCTGACCGATTTCGGTATTGCCCGGCCATCCGGTGTCGAAGGCGGCCTGACCCAGACCGGCACCGCCATCGGCACGCCGAGTTACATGAGCCCGGAACAAGCGCTCGGCAAGCCGCTCGATCACCGCACCGATTTGTATAGCCTCGGCGTAGTGCTGTATTTCCTGCTGGTCGGTGAAGTGCCGTTCACCGCCGACTCGGCCGTCGCCGTTGGCATCAAGCACGCCGTCGAACCGGTGCCGCGGCTGCCGGCCGCGCTGATGCCGTTCCAGCTGATCATCGACAAAGCCCTGGCCAAGGCCGCTGACAAACGTTTTCAAACCGGCGCCGAATTTGCCCACGCGCTGGATGAGCTGATCACGAAACTGAACAGCGAACTCGAGCAAGCCTGGCGGGCGCAGCTTCACGCCATGGCCGGTGCGGAAAAAGCCGCCCCGGCCGCGACCATCATCAGCGGCGCCAATCCGACCATTGCCCCGCCGACGCGGACACCTGCCGGAACACCATCCGCGGCAGCGCATTCATCAGGAAACCCGTCAGCAGCAATGTCTGTAGCAAGGTCACCCGCAACGCCGACGATCGTCGGCGAAGCGGCGCTAGTGGCACACGCAATTGATCGCCCCGGTGGGCAGGCGCGCGCACGATCGGTGCTGCAAACACCGGCGCAGCCCGCGGCAAAATCCGGCAAAGGTCTGTTGATTGCGCTGACGCTGGTGCTGGTTGCCGCTGGCGCCGCTGGCTGGCTCTGGTACCAACAAAAATCCGCCGTTGCCACCGATGCGACCGCTGCAAGCAACAGCAAACCTGCGGCGACGAATGATCAAACCGTCACCGTGCCGGTCAGTAATCCCACGACTGCCGAAAACGGCAGCGGTAGCGATGCCGGCAACCTCACGGGCAGCAACACGGCCACGGAAACAAACGCAGCACCAACCGAGCCGGCAAGCGACGCGACCAACACCAGCAGCAGCACCAATACCAACACCAATGCCGGCGACGTCGCCAATGCGCCGACTCAGGCACCGGTGAGCGAAGCCAAACCGGAGCCGGTCGCTGCTGAACCCGGCCCCAGCATACCGGCCGTTGCCGAAACCGCGCCGGCGAGCGAACCGGTTGCTGCTGATCCGAAAGCCGAAGCTCTTCGCAAACTGCTCGCCGATGCCGACAAGCGCCTGAAGGCCGGCAAGCTGATCGAACCGGCCAATGACAATGCCGAAGCGCTGTATCAGCAGGCACTAAAACTCGACAACAAAAATGCCGCCGCCAAAGACGGCCTGAAAAATGTCGGCACCGCGCTGGCGAAACAAGGCATCGATGCCAGCAAAGCCGGCGACGGTCTACGCGCCACCATGTTGTATGAGCGCGCTGTTGTACTGGCACCGAAAGCGCGCGACGTGCAGCTGCTCAAACAACGGCTGGACGGCGCCGCGCGTGCCGAACAAGCCAAGCCGCTGCTCGCCAAGGCCAAACAATATGAGACCGCCGGCGCCCTGATCACACCGGCCAATGCCAATGCCTACGATCTGTACAAACAAGCGCAGAAAATCGATCCGGCCAGCACGCTGGCACTGGCCGGTTTGTCGCAAGTGGAAGTGAAGCTGGCCGATGAAATCGAACGGCTCTGGCGCAAGGGCCAGGTTGGCGAAGCCAGTGCGCTGTATGCCGGCGCCAAAGAGCGTTATCCGGACAGCAAGGACATTGCCGATGCTGGCAAAGCGATTGTCCAGGGCGCCAACCGCAAGCCGAAACCGAAGCCGAGCGACACGCTGGACGATGAATTGCAACGCCCGGAGATCTTGTCGCTGCGCGTCTCCGGCAATCCGATCAACAGCCTGCCGTCCGATCAACCAACGCTGCTGGTCATCGGTACCAGTTTGCACGCTGCGTTCACTTACCAGAATTTCAAATCCGGCTCGACCGTGGTCGAAGCAACGCTGTACGACGACAACCACCAGATCAAACTCGGCAGCAAGAAACTGACGCTGAATTACGACGCCGGCGAACTGCGTTTCCAGATCGACCGGCCGGTCGAAGGCTTCCCGGACGGCGAGTATTTTCTTGACTTGTTCGCCAACGGCGAGCGACTGTCCAGTCTGCCGTTCAAGATCCAGCGGGCCGATTTGTTCTGATCACGAGCCTCTCGGCGCGGTAACGTCAACCGATAAAAAAAGCTCGCACTGGCGAGCTTTTTTTATGGCGGCATCATCATGGCTACAGTTCAGTGCAGCCGGCAATGGCGGCGGCAAATTCCGGGATTGGTTCAGCGGCTCAATCGCCGAAAAACCCAAATGGCGAACAAACCAATGCTGCCAAGAATCGCTGACGGTACCCGATTGCGGCTGATCCAGTTGCCATTGATCGCCGTCTCGAATGCCTGCAGCGTTTCCGGAACCGGGCCCTGACCGACCACCATCTCAAACGTCAGCGGTTGCATGTTTTCCACCCGCAACACCTCGATGGACATCGCGGTCGGATTGTCATCCGGAATCTGGTAGTGACGGATGACGACGAGGTGGCGCAGCGCATCCGGCTCGGCAAGTGCGGTACTGGCCGCGTCATCACCGAGCAGTTGACGCAGATCTTCTTCACTGACCGTGATCGGCGTGCCGGCAAACTCCACTTGCAAACCGACGCCCGGTTCCAGATCAGGAATCGCCATGTTCGGTGAGTTGATCGTAATGGTGGCATTGCCGAGACTTACCGGCACGCCCTCCGGCGTTGCCGACAATCCGATGCCACCGAGCTTCGCGCTGTCATGCAGGGCGCCGAGAAAATAGTAGGCAACCCAAACCGGGCCCGCCTTCGGATCGGCCTGAAAGCCAACCGTGCCCGGCAACAACTTGCTTTCGGCAAACGCTGAAATGTCATCGAGCTTGTAATAGCCGAGCACCCGGGTTTCTGCCGCGCGACCGGGATTCGCTTGCATGGCACACAGGCCAATGAAAAGCAGAACGATAACGCGCTTCACGCCAAACCATTCCTTGTCAGAATAAACTGTCCGACAGCCACAATAGGTGACGATGATCGGAACGCTGACAGCACACTGTCAATGCCGACCCTTACTTCCGCGCTTTCTGCCGTGCAATCTCTTCGTTGTAGGAGTGCTTGAAATCATCCCAGATGCCGGTGCTGCCGCTCTTCATCATGTCGGCGCCAAGTTCACCGTGGCGGCTGCAGTAATGATCCCAGAGCGCGGCTTTGCGCAGTGCAGGCAGGAAACCGCCGGAAGTTTCTTTCTCGATGGCGCTGGGTGACAAGCGCTTGAGTGCGCCGTCGACGGCGCCGTGCAGGCCGGTCAGCATCGCTGCTTCGTGCTGGCGGATATCGGTCATGGCATCGCGGACGGCGCCGACCGGATCGACAATGCCGGCAGCGATGGCTTCGCTGGAGAACATCAGGCTCATCATTTCCTGACGGGTGCCGGCGTGTTTGATTGGATTCTTGTCGGTCGCGACCACGATGGTGCGGTTGGCGGGGACCAGTTCACTTTTCGATTCGGCCCGTTGCAGCATCAGCCGGCGCAGACCTTCCAGCGCTTCGGCAAGCATTTCGCCGTACAGCCGCAATTTTTCTTCTGCTTCGGCACTGCTGTTGGCGCGCAGCGGAAAACCGAGTCCCTGCGACAACATTTGCAGCGCGCGCTGGCTGTCGGCACTGCCAGCGTCAGCACTGGCCGACGTCTCAGCTTTGACCGCTGGTACCGCCGCTGGTGCGGCAACGATGACTTTCAGCTTGACGCTGAATGGACCGATGGCAAGGGTATCGCCGTCGTTCAACACCGCAGTTTGGCCGTGTGCGCAGGGCTCACCATTGACCAGCACCGGGTTGACCTGCGACAGCACTTCGAGCACAAATTGATCGCCACGGCGGCGGATGCCGGCATGTTGGCGCGAGACGGTGCGCTCCGGATCGTCCAGCACCAGCTGGCATTCCGGCGAGCGACCGATGATGCCGCCGCTGCCATCGAACCGGGCCAACACACTGCCGGCACTTGCCCCGCCAGCAAACGGTCCCTGCACTGCTTCGAATACCAGTTCCATATTGTTTTCTGCCCTCGTCAGCCGCCGGTAACACCGACGTCAAAATCCGTTACCACATCGCGCGCCAGTTCCGACCACCGGCCCGAACGTGGCCGTGCCGGTCAATCCGTTGCGGCGCATTGTGGCCTACTGCACCGATTCTGTCGCTGTGGCGTTGCCTGTTCAAGCGCTCGCCGCTATGGTTGCTGGCGGAGTTCACAACAGGGGCGAGCGGTGACGAGCAGGTCCACAGGCCACGACGGAGCGGAGTTGCACCAGCCATGACCATGATCCGGCTGCAGGCACTGACCGATGTCGGCCGCGTCCGCAGTGGCAACGAGGATTGCGTGTTTGCCGATCCGGGTGGCCGCTTTGCCGTGCTGGCCGATGGCATGGGCGGCGCCAATGCCGGCGAGGTCGCCAGCCACCTTGCGGTCGATACCATCCGGGCCCGGCTGACGGCGACGCTGGCCCATCAGCAATTGCCGGTGGTGGACGAGCTGCAGGAACAATTGCTGATTGCCATCGAAGAAGCGCAGCGGCAGATCCGCACCCGCGCCAGCCGCGATCCGCAATGCGCCGGCATGGGCACGACCGTGGTCGCCGCCGTCATCAATGCTGATCAGTTGATCATCGCCCACGTCGGCGACTCCCGGCTGTACCGTTTGCGTGGTGGCGAGTTCAAGGCGCTGACCAAGGATCATTCGCTGGTCCAGCTGCACGTTGATCAAGGTTTGCTGACTGCCGAAGAAGCGCGCAGCTCCAGCCAGAAAAACATTCTGCTGCAAGTGCTCGGCTCCGAGCAGATGCCGGTGATCGCCACGGCAATTCATCAGCTGGCCGATGACGACCGTTATCTGCTGTGTTCGGACGGGCTCAATGATTTGCTCAGCGATCACGAAATCGGCGCCCTGCTCGGCAACAAATGGCTGGGTCAGAAGGAGCGCGCGCAGGCGCTGGTAGATGCCGCCAATCAGCTCGGCGGCCGCGACAATGTCTCAGTGGTGCTGATCGACGTCGGCGATGGCGACGCCAGCAGCGGCTGGCGCGACAAACTGAAGCAGTGGTGGCGCTGAGTCGCTGTCCCCACTCAGGTTATCGGCCGGCTCAATTAATTTGAACGAGATCGTCAACGCCGGGCGCTGTTACGGGGCCGGGAAAGCGCCGATGATGCCGTCATCCCATTTGCTGCGGCCGCTGCCATCATGACCCGTCAACCTGTTCTGTTCGTTTCCCACGGCGCGCCCACGCTGCCGCTGCAACCTGGCGCCACGGGTGCGCTCTGGCAACAGCTTGGCGCTGAGCTCGCCGCGCAAGCGGCACCGCCACGCGCAATTCTGGTGCTATCGGCGCATTGGGCCAGCGCGCAACCGCAAGTCAGCGCGGCAAGCCAGCCCGCCACCATTCACGACTTCTACGGTTTTCCGGAGCCCTTGTACGCGCTGCAGTATCCGGCGCCCGGTGCGCCGGCGCTGGCAACACGCATCCAGCAACTGCTCAGTGAACAAGGCATCGAGACCCACGTGCATCCCGATCGTGGTTTGGATCATGGCGCCTGGGTGCCGCTGCTGTTCCTGCGTCCGGCAGCCGATATTCCGGTGCTGCAATTGTCGATACAGCCGCAGCGCGATCCGCGCTGGCATTTTGCGCTCGGGCTGGCGCTGACGGCGCTGCGCGACGACGGCGTGCTGATTCTGGCCAGCGGTTCGGCCAGCCACAATTTGCGCGAAGTGATGAGCGGGCGCTATGGCGCAGATTCGAATTCATCCGGGCCCGATTGGTTGCAGCAATTTCGACACTGGCTGATCACGGCCGTCGCCGCGCGCGACACCGCCGCTTTGCTCGACTATAAGCAACAGGCGCCGCATGCGCTGCGCAATCATCCGACCGATGAGCATTTGTTGCCGCTGTTCGCCGCCATCGGCGCGGCCGGCGATGATGCCGTCGAACATTTCGCACCGGAAATCACCCTTGGTGCGCTGGCCATGGACGTGTGGCGCTGGCAACAAGGCGCGAGCTGATTGCCGACCGGTTGACCCGGCGCAACCGCCGCAGCAGTCAGCGCCGGCAGGATGAATCAACCGGGCATTCCGTCACGGAGCAGACAATGGCCATGAGCCAGGGACTCAGCAGCAGCGAAGCGGCACAACGGCTGTTGCGTGATGGCGGCAATGAGCTGCCCGCCGCGCAACCGCGATCGTTGGCGCGGCTGTTGATTGATGTGCTGCGCGAACCCATGCTGCTGATGCTGGTCGGTTGCAGCGCCGTGTATCTGCTGTTTGGCGAGCCCCGCGACGCCGCCGTGCTGGGCATCGCCATGCTGGCGGTGGTCGGCATCACGCTCTATCAGGAGCGCAAAACCGAACACGCACTGGCGGCGCTGCGCGACTGGTCGAGTCCGCGCGCGCTGGTACTGCGTGATGGCCAGCGCGTTCGCATTGCCGGGCGCGAGGTGGTGGTCGGTGACTGGTTGATCCTCAGCGAGGGCGATCGGGTACCGGCCGATGCCGTGCTGCGTGATGCCAATCATCTGCAAGTCGATGAGTCGCTGTTGACCGGTGAATCGGTTCCGGTACGCAAACATGGTGATGCCGCGCTTGCCCGCCTCGACCGACCCGGTGGCGACGACACCGCGCTGGTATTTTCCGGCACCCTGATCACCAGTGGTCACGGCGTTGCCGAAGTGCTGGCGACCGGCAAACACAGCGAGCTCGGCCGCATCGGCAAGGCGCTGCAATCGCAGGCCCCCGGTGCCAGCGCGCTGCAACGCGAAACCCGGGCGCTGGTCCGGCGCGTGGCGATCATCGCCATCGCGTTGTCACTGCTGGTGTTGCTGCTGTACGGACTCAGTCGTGGCCAATGGCTGCAGGCATTTCTCGCCGCCATTTCGGTGGCGATGGGTTTGCTGCCGGAAGAGTTTCCGGTCGTGCTGACGGTGTTCATGGCGCTCGGTGCCTGGCGCATGTCACGTCAACATGTGCTGACCCGGCGCCTGACCGCCATCGAAGCGCTCGGCGCCGCCACGGTGCTCTGCGTCGACAAGACCGGCACTCTGACCGAAAACCGGATGACGGTTTCGCAATTGCTGATCGCAAGCGGCGAAACGTTTGCGGTTAGCGATCAGCCGCTGCCGGAATCCACGCATCAGCTGATCGAATTTGCCCTGCTGGCCAGCCGCACCGATCCGTTTGATCCGATGGAGCGGGCCATCCGCGAGCTGGGCTTGCATGACCAGATCGACGCCGGACATCTGCATCGCGACTGGCGCATGCTGCGCGAATACCCGTTGTCGCGCGAACTGCTGGCGATGTCGCAGCTATGGCAAACCGCCGCGGGCGATCAGCGGGTGATTGCCGCCAAAGGCGCACCGGAAGCGATTGCCGATCTCTGCCATCTCGACGCCAAGGCGCGCGCCACCCTGTTGCAACAGGTCACCGCGTTTGCCGATCAGGGCCTGCGGGTACTGGCCGTTGCCCGCGCCGAACTGATGCACAGCAATGTTGCCATCGCCGGCGACGACGGCTCCGTCGGTGCGACAGTTCAAACCGGACAAACTGAGCAAGCAGAACCCATAGAACGAACCGCACAAACCGCATCAACAACAGCTCACGATTACGCCTTCGAATGGCTCGGACTGCTGGCGCTGCGCGATCCGGTGCGGCCACAAGTGCCTGCCGCAGTGCAAGCCTGCCGCGAGGCCGGCATCCGCGTGTTGATGATCACGGGCGACTATCCCGGCACCGCCATCAGCATTGCCCGGCAAGCCGGCTTGGCCGCGCCCGAGGCCGTGTTGCTCGGCCGCGAAACCGAACAACTTGATGACGCGACACTGGCGCAGCGGCTGGCTCAGACCAGCGTCATCGCGCGCGCCATTCCCGAACACAAACTGCGCATCGTCAAGGCCTTGCAAGCCTCTGGCGAAGTAGTGGCAATGACCGGTGATGGCGTCAACGATGCGCCGGCGCTGCGAGCGGCCGATATCGGCATTGCGATGGGCGGTCGCGGCACCGATGTGGCGCGGGAAGCGGCAGCGATTGTGCTGACCGATGACAATTTTCGCTCGATTGTCGATGCCGTCCGGTCCGGTCGGCGCATTTTTC contains:
- a CDS encoding DODA-type extradiol aromatic ring-opening family dioxygenase, whose protein sequence is MTRQPVLFVSHGAPTLPLQPGATGALWQQLGAELAAQAAPPRAILVLSAHWASAQPQVSAASQPATIHDFYGFPEPLYALQYPAPGAPALATRIQQLLSEQGIETHVHPDRGLDHGAWVPLLFLRPAADIPVLQLSIQPQRDPRWHFALGLALTALRDDGVLILASGSASHNLREVMSGRYGADSNSSGPDWLQQFRHWLITAVAARDTAALLDYKQQAPHALRNHPTDEHLLPLFAAIGAAGDDAVEHFAPEITLGALAMDVWRWQQGAS
- a CDS encoding cation-translocating P-type ATPase, translated to MSQGLSSSEAAQRLLRDGGNELPAAQPRSLARLLIDVLREPMLLMLVGCSAVYLLFGEPRDAAVLGIAMLAVVGITLYQERKTEHALAALRDWSSPRALVLRDGQRVRIAGREVVVGDWLILSEGDRVPADAVLRDANHLQVDESLLTGESVPVRKHGDAALARLDRPGGDDTALVFSGTLITSGHGVAEVLATGKHSELGRIGKALQSQAPGASALQRETRALVRRVAIIAIALSLLVLLLYGLSRGQWLQAFLAAISVAMGLLPEEFPVVLTVFMALGAWRMSRQHVLTRRLTAIEALGAATVLCVDKTGTLTENRMTVSQLLIASGETFAVSDQPLPESTHQLIEFALLASRTDPFDPMERAIRELGLHDQIDAGHLHRDWRMLREYPLSRELLAMSQLWQTAAGDQRVIAAKGAPEAIADLCHLDAKARATLLQQVTAFADQGLRVLAVARAELMHSNVAIAGDDGSVGATVQTGQTEQAEPIERTAQTASTTAHDYAFEWLGLLALRDPVRPQVPAAVQACREAGIRVLMITGDYPGTAISIARQAGLAAPEAVLLGRETEQLDDATLAQRLAQTSVIARAIPEHKLRIVKALQASGEVVAMTGDGVNDAPALRAADIGIAMGGRGTDVAREAAAIVLTDDNFRSIVDAVRSGRRIFRNLRRAMAYLIAVHVPIAGLCFLPLLFGWPMLLLPAHIALLELVIDPACSIVFEAEPDEPTQMQQPPRAADSELLSRRDLLLAVGQGSVLLLAVLIVVGWARWQGLAEPVQRALGFTLLMLGNLALILSNRDGGWLPFGKRSATNTALSWALSATLLVLIAVLTAPGLQRAFRFALPTIAELGMVFALALALLYWLTRLNRRRATTGP